The stretch of DNA AGGCTAGCAGAAGCTACGATATTCTGAATCACAATTTCGGCTTCGTTTACGATTTCGATTCCTCCCTTCCGAAGTTTTTGGACTACTGTTTTTACCGCCTTCATCGCTTGGTCTTCCGACTTGGCTCCAGTGCAAACCATCTTCCCAGAACTGAAGATCAGCGTCGCGGTCTTCGGTGTCTTTAGTCTGAAGACTAGACCTGGAAATTGATCTGGGTGATACTCGACATCGGTAAAAGTCCTGGTGATCTGGTTCAGATCAACTCTTTGGTTCACAGAAGCGGAGGCGACAACGTTTTCAATGCTGATTATTGGTTTTGTCTGCGGCATATAATACCGAGCAGCAAAAAGCAACCTGCCAGTATTTAAAGGGTATATATACTCTAATCGTTTGTTGGTTTGCTAATTATACATCTGTCTTCCATGTTTGGGCCTTAGTTCGACTGCAAGGATTACACAGATAATTATGATCATTAACCCATAGTTAAGAGGAGGACTGAGCCATATAGCTGTGTATCCGATGTACGGCAGGCTAAATATGACAGTTCCAAGGTAATGCTGTGGCCTTACAGTCCAGCTGTCTTGGCTTGGGTTGTTGTCTCCTCTAGTTTTAACCCCTATCCCTTCTGCGTCATGCACTACGTCGTTGACCCTGTGCACTATGATCCTTTCCATGTTAATAGGGTATTTGTAAACGATTATGTCTCCCACCTTCAGAGATTCGATAGAACCGCCATTTCTTATAGCGATGACATCGCCGACTTTTAGAGCAGGTACCATGCTCCCGCTGGAGACGACGAAAAATGGAGTCTGCGTTCCCAGAGATGCAGTAAGGGTTAACCATCCTCCGAGGATTATCACTGCTACTATAGCTAGGCTAATCAGCTCGCTTTTCAAAGTCCTTCTTCGAGAAGTTTCGTGGGATGCGCCAGTCAACTGCAGACATCTTGAAGTTCCTTTTTAATAAGCTATTATCTATTGCTATCTCGTGTGAAGCCATAAGTTAATAGGAATTCTCTGTGAGTTTGTTCTAAAAGGCAAAAATTACTAGTTGCTCTGATATACTAAAACGTATAGCATGTTATATTTAGAGTATTGTTCGGGTTAGTAAAGTACGATAGTAGTTGAATAGATAAAAACATACTTTTTAACCAGAAGCAAGGCGAGTGTTGCTCGTGCAACAAGACTACGACGTAATAATTGCAGGAGGAGGGATGT from Nitrososphaerota archaeon encodes:
- a CDS encoding signal peptidase I — its product is MQLTGASHETSRRRTLKSELISLAIVAVIILGGWLTLTASLGTQTPFFVVSSGSMVPALKVGDVIAIRNGGSIESLKVGDIIVYKYPINMERIIVHRVNDVVHDAEGIGVKTRGDNNPSQDSWTVRPQHYLGTVIFSLPYIGYTAIWLSPPLNYGLMIIIICVILAVELRPKHGRQMYN
- a CDS encoding TATA box-binding protein, translated to MPQTKPIISIENVVASASVNQRVDLNQITRTFTDVEYHPDQFPGLVFRLKTPKTATLIFSSGKMVCTGAKSEDQAMKAVKTVVQKLRKGGIEIVNEAEIVIQNIVASASLGGNVHLEEAARQLPRSMYEPEQFPGLIHRMSEPKTVILLFASGKLVCTGAKKEIEVYKAVNNLHNILEQRQLMIY